From Amycolatopsis sp. YIM 10, the proteins below share one genomic window:
- a CDS encoding DegT/DnrJ/EryC1/StrS aminotransferase family protein: protein MSGIPLVDLAAQHRQVADEVADGWAAVLKATAFVGGPQVAAFETEFAAFSEVAHCAAVGNGTDAIELSLRALGVGPGDECVLPANTFIATAEAVARTGATPVLVDVDEATGLLDPELLAARITPRTKAILPVHLYGQTAAVEEILPIARAAGAFVVEDAAQAQGARRHGVVAGGLGDVAATSFYPGKNLGAYGDGGAVLTQDAGIAERVRLLREHGSPRKYEHTTLGFNSRLDTLQAVVLSAKLRRLDGWNAARREAASRYSALLADLPQVQPPEVLPGNEPVWHLYVLRVPERDRVLAHLQANGIGAGIHYPTPVHLTPAFASLGHRPGDFPVTERLAGQLLSIPLFPEITAAQQEQVVEVLMEAVR from the coding sequence ATGAGCGGAATTCCACTGGTCGACCTGGCCGCGCAGCACCGGCAGGTGGCCGACGAGGTCGCCGACGGCTGGGCCGCGGTGCTCAAGGCGACGGCGTTCGTCGGCGGCCCGCAGGTCGCCGCGTTCGAAACCGAGTTCGCCGCCTTCTCCGAGGTGGCGCACTGCGCCGCGGTCGGCAACGGAACGGATGCGATCGAGCTTTCCCTGCGGGCGCTGGGCGTCGGCCCCGGTGACGAATGCGTGTTGCCGGCGAACACGTTCATCGCGACCGCGGAAGCCGTGGCGCGCACCGGTGCCACCCCGGTGCTGGTGGACGTCGACGAGGCGACCGGGCTGCTCGACCCCGAGCTGCTCGCGGCGCGGATCACCCCGCGCACCAAGGCGATCCTGCCGGTCCACCTGTACGGCCAGACCGCGGCGGTCGAGGAGATCCTGCCGATCGCACGCGCGGCCGGGGCCTTCGTGGTCGAGGACGCCGCGCAGGCGCAGGGCGCACGGCGTCACGGCGTGGTGGCCGGTGGCCTCGGTGACGTCGCGGCGACCAGCTTCTACCCCGGCAAGAACCTCGGTGCCTACGGTGACGGCGGTGCCGTGCTGACTCAGGACGCCGGGATCGCCGAACGGGTCAGACTGCTGCGGGAGCACGGTTCCCCGCGGAAGTACGAGCACACGACGCTCGGCTTCAACTCCCGCCTGGACACCCTCCAGGCCGTCGTGCTGTCCGCGAAGCTGCGCCGCCTCGACGGGTGGAACGCCGCCCGCCGCGAGGCCGCGTCGCGGTATTCCGCGCTGTTGGCCGACCTGCCGCAGGTCCAGCCACCCGAGGTGCTGCCGGGCAACGAACCGGTGTGGCACCTGTACGTGCTGCGGGTGCCCGAGCGCGATCGGGTCCTCGCGCACCTCCAGGCCAACGGGATCGGCGCGGGCATCCACTACCCGACGCCGGTGCACCTGACGCCCGCCTTCGCTTCGCTCGGCCACCGGCCGGGCGATTTCCCGGT